The Mobula birostris isolate sMobBir1 chromosome 7, sMobBir1.hap1, whole genome shotgun sequence region TCCACAAGTGGAGGGCGAGAAAAATATCGCtccattaaaaaaaagcaaacaagCATTTCAACGTTTTTCCCAAACAAGGCTCCTTTAAAGGGGAAAGCGGTTCTGCAAAGACACTCAATTGAAAAAAATACAGAGAACTGGCGCACAGATCTGCGAATGAGCGGACGCCACAgacagaaataaataataaatacaaaaTAACTGAATAGCTTAAGTTCATTTCTAAACCACGAGTTCTAGAAAAGATGCTGACATCAGACCAATTCGAATCATAATGGTTATTACTGGGGATAAGTCATCTCACTAACGAGGCAAAGCAATCCCAGActgaataccgtaggtttcaataagaatgCGTGACGAGCTCGAAAGCAGGGGCGTGAGCCGGAATTTAAATCTGCCGGCTCTTAACAATCTGTAATGTTATAGGCCGGACGTGTGCACGCACGAACCACCTAGGGCTGTACCGGTTTTCCGGAGGAATATTGAGAGGGGTGTTCCATCCTGGCGTACGCCCCTGCTTTCTGAGAACGCACTGCACCGTTTCAGCTTTTAACATTGCATTACAGTGCAATCATGAAAAGGCttgaaataataattaaaaaaaaaacaaatcgcacGCAGATTTTAAGTTATCCACATTAATGACACGGTAAGAGACTTGCATTGTTTAAACATTAGTCAAACTCGCCCCCCTCCCGCCAGGTTTCGTTAATGTTTGAAGGGACATTCGGTGCCAGAGGCACACACAAGGCTGCCTACCTGTTTGTTGTACTTCGGCGGATTGGTCTTGTAGCTGTAATCTGAGTACTGGTCCGAGCCAGTAGAGTTGCTGTCCCCAGTCCCGACGAAGGTGTTGGCTGCGGGCAGGTCTTGCACGACTTGGTGCTTTTTCCCCGCAGTCGGCGACTGCGGGTGCAGCTGgatggaagggagaggagagttcGACCTGTAGTGTCTCCCTAGGTCGGGGCTACCCGGGTTACAGTTCAGCGGCAGGTGAATCCGTGGACTGTCAGTGCTCGATTCGTTGATCAAGTTGAATTGTAATCCCCTCTGGGTGCCGCTCTCCTCGGCGTCCAGAGGTTTGGAGGGTTTGGATGGCTTGCTTTTCTTAACTTTGTGCTTGGTATTTTTATTGGTCTGTTTGGGTGTGTACAAATCCTTGGTTTCCTTTTTGCCGGCCTGGTATCCACTCTTGGCTTCCTTCTGCCTACAGTAGCGGATCAGGACCACCACCACGATCACCAGCGTGACTGCGATAATCCCAGCGATCACTCCGAATAGGACGTTGCTCCGTTGCTTGCTCTTCTCGTACTCGGGGTCTCCGGCGATGTCTACGTTCAGCGGGGTGTTGAGGCTGTGGCCCACCAGGGCTTCCACCAGGCTAACGTTGGCCATGGTGTCGTTGACATACAAGTGAACCAAAGCAGTGGCGAAGCGGGCTGGCGTGCCCCCATCCCTCACCTGAACCACAAGCCGGTGCAACCCGTAGTGCCTGCGCACGAGTTCCTTCTCCAGGGTCACGTTCCCGACAGCAGAGATGCGGAACAGGTCAAAGGGGTTACCTCCAACGATCTCATAAGTCAAGTTGGCATTGGGGCCAATGTCCATGTCTTCGGCCTTGACTCGTTCCACTGTTGTGCCAATGGAGGTGAGAGGACTGATGTGTTGGAAGGAGGAATTGGATGGTTGGGTGATGAAGGGTGTGTTGTCGTTTTCATCCAAAACATTAATGATAACACTGACATAGGCGGACCTGGGGGGCATTCCGCCGTCTATTGCCTTCAGCTGGAAGGTGTAGGTGCTCTGGCGCTCCCGGTCGAAGGAGATCCGAGAGAGTATGGTACCCGTGCCGTTCTGGATCTCAAACTCGCCATTATCCGGTTCTACGAACAGGGTGAACCGCGCATTCGACTCCTTGTCCAGGTCCGTCACCGTCACCATGCCCACTGGACTGGACGGGGGCAAATTCTCCCGCACCGAGAAGTTGTAGGCGTTAAGCATGAACCGGGGATCGTTGTCGTTCTCGTCCAGCACATTGACCACCACGGTGGCCGTCCCCTTCAGACTAGGGGTCCCCTTGTCGGCGGCAGCGACTTTGAACTCGTAGCGCTCCCTCTGCTCGCGGTCCAGCACCGAGATGGCTCTCACCTCGCCCGTATCCGGGTTAATCTGGAACAAGTTCTGGATGGCCGGGTCGGGATATAGGGAGTAGAGTAGCTCGGCGTTGCTTCCGCTATCGGCGTCCGTGGCCTCCACACGCAGCAGCGAGGTGGGGGGCCGGTTATTCTCCAAGATTCCCACCTGCATGCGGCTCTGCGCGAAGCTGGGCGCGTTGTCGTTCACATCCACCACCTTCACCTTTAGAGTGTTGGTGCTGGAAAGAGGTGGGTTGCCCGAATCCACTGCCACGATCTGGATCAGGTACTCGCGCACCTTCTCGTAGTCCAGGGCGGTGGTGGTCTGCAGGAAGAACTTCTTCTTCTTTTCGCTGCTCGACTCACTGGCGGGCTTCAGCTGGAAAGGGACGTCCCCGGCCACTATACAAGTCACCGCCGCGTTCTCCCCCTCGTCGCGGTCCGAAACTTGGACAAGAGCCACGGGGGAGTCGACAGGCGCGTCCTCGTCAATGCTGGCCACGCCGTCCCGGTGAGTGACCAGCCCAATGCCTCGGATTTCGATTGCCGGCGCGTTGTCGTTAGTGTCCCGCACCGTGATCACCACCGACGCCCTGTCCTGTTTGGGTATGGGGCCCTTGTCGCGGGCGTGCACGTAGAACCGGAATTGGCTGAATTGCTCGCGGTCCACCGGTCCCTGCACCGTGATCCAGCCGGTGTTCTTGTCCAAGCGGAGTAGACGGCGGGCATTATCCGCCGCCTGGGCGAACGTGTACTCGATGCGGGAGTTCTCTCCCATGTCCATATCGGTAGCTCTCACCTGCAGGATGGAGGTACCGGCGGGGCTGTTCTCCTCTACCGTTCCTTGGTAGGCGTACCTCTCGAAGCGGGGCGCGTTGTCGTTAATGTCCAGCACGGTAACCCGCAACACCGAGGTACTGCTCCGGGGTGGCTGACCCCCGTCTACCACCCGCACAGTCAGATCGTAAGTGTCCCGTTGCTCCCTGTCCAGCGAGCCGGTGACGATGAGCTGAGGCAACTTCTCGCCATGTTCCTCGGCCACCTGTAGGCTGAACAGACCCTGTCCCTCGTTGCCCAACAGTTCGTAGCCGGCGACTCCATTAGTGCCGGAGTCGCGGTCGCTGGCCGTGGGGATATTGACCAGAGTCCCCGGAGGTGTGTGTTCCGGAATGGAGATGGAGATGACCGGAGAGCTGAACGTGGGAGTGTTGTCGTTAATGTCCTGCACCGAAATCTTGCCTTCCACGAGCACTGTGGCAGTGTTGTACAAGGTGTCGGTGACCGAGATCTCGAACTCTAGCTGGCACTCGGTGGGGCTCTCGCACATCATCTGCTCGCGGTCGATGGGGGTCTCGGTGGTGTAGAGGTTGCCTCCCGTCTCGTCCACCCGGAGGTAAGGCTGGCCCATTTCCAACTTGAATAGCCGGTTCTCTCGCTCCAGACCCAGTGTCTCGCCCGGGTTACCGATCAGCGTGTTGGGCGGCTGCTCCTCCGGGAAGGTGAACTTCACCGAGCCCTGCGCCACGCAGCCGGGGACCGGGTACAGGGCGACGAGCAGGGGCAACAGGAGCAGCAAGCCGCGAAGGGAGGGGGCGAGCGGCCGGGCCATCGGCGTCAACAAGTGCGCTGTCAGCTGTGAAGTtggaggggtggtgggagggggtgggttgagggaaagggagaggaaggggagaaatAGGGGAgtaaggagggagggaggtggagagagtgggtGGGTGAGGTATAGGGAAAAGAGTGATGGTTGGAAGGGAAAGAGATttcaaaagaaaaacaatgaaTAAAAGCAAATTCACAAATCCAGCTGAAAATATTAACAGAACTATATATTACATCCTGTAAATGCTGTGTTATAACAAGAATTAATCGCTCACATCAATACTGCAATGCAACttatttgaagagaatacaccgAGTTCCATGCGGCTCCGAGAGCACTCCATTTCAACAGCGAACGCAAAGGTTCCAGCAATGCCTGGCTCTTAAAGTGGATACCAGTGAGGAAAGAAGCTGACACTCCCGCGTTCTACAACAAGCTCCGGACCCGGCTGAGAAAATCTCATTCACTGAAACAATCCATTTCAGAAAGCCCTCCGCTTGCAAACGCCGGGGAGGTTTTGTGGGTCTGCTTACACTAGAGTGCACATGCAGATAACAGAGCGGGCAGAAACCATCGCTGGCAAATTCGGGGAGGGCGGCTAGGGATTAACATCTCCCAGGACTGTATGGGGTGGGGAAAGTAAGcataggagagggggagagggaagaatagaagagagagagagagaacgcacAAAGCTGTAGTCTCGGTGTGAGTACACACAGTGGCAGAGGGAAAATGAGATATTGCTTCGCTGTTGCAATGCCGGGCGATGGGAATGAGGAAGTAGGGACGATAGATTGTAATCATTTTAAACACAAAATCCCACGCTAACATTACGCCTTGCATTCACGGAGCGAGCTGCGCAGACATTATAATAAAATCAGTGGGAATCTGAGATATTCCTCCCGATCCGGTCCTTATTAAATCAGAAGCGGGTTCCCTCTTTTAAAATGACCGAGGTTTTCCAACCAAGCTACTGTATTTTTTTCAGCAAGTCCGATCTTCCGATATTAAACACTGCGCGTACTCAGTCGCTCTAAAGCCAAGCTTCGGATTTTAGCAGAGACACGATTTAAATGCACCTCCAGTCTTGCTAATCAAACACAGGTGCATTTTCACTCTTAAAACACACGTAACACAGGGTCCGTGAAATTAATATAATTTATCCAAAGAAGCAACCGAATTTTTTTAAAGGGTCTCTGTTGCAATGTCCCTTACCTCGGCGAGAGAGTGGGTCAGTAGCAAAGCGAAAGCCTGCAGCAATGGGTCTGGGAGTTTTgcgtgtttttttctctctctctgcttggcGCTGTCCGCTCGCTTCCTCAATGTTTCtcttccaccctctctctctatttctcttccaccctctctctctccttctctccctccctcgcaTTCACTCCTCCCAGTGAAAGCGAATCAGTCTcgcagttttttttttgcctcgCCCGCCCTGCGCGTCACAAGCCGTAACTAACTCAGCTCCGTGTAatcggggtgaggggtgtgtgagtgtgtgtgtgtgtgtgtaaatgatTCAACCCAGTCAACGTCCACACTTGTTTTTAATAAACAAACTCTTCGGACAGAACCAAAAGCAGATCAAAAcatgctacacacacacacacacaaatcgcATGCACATTAAATATGCGAGCGATCCGGGttcaaattaaataaaattagGCTAATAAGTtcttttgaaaaaaaatcttttaaaaaTCCGGACTAGCAACATGTGATTATAAGAGACTGAATCTTGTTTTACCGCATTCCACTGGTTAGAGACTTCAGGAGCTCGGTGCCGTTAAATTGTTTCTTCCCTCAGTTTACGCATTGTGTTATTCTTTCgtaaaaaaataaaaatccaCCTCGTTTTCCAGAAATAAATCTAAACCTTTACGGGTAGATTCTCCCGATCGGTTCCTTGTCGCGTGTATCGCGATGGATGAGTGTACGGGGATCCCTCTACAAATGCATTGAGTCAAATGAAAGAGAGAGATTCCTCGCTGAACACCTTACTGGTTTCTtcagagagcgagcgagcgagagggagagagagagagagagggagagagagagtggtgctTGTATACGAGGGAGCTCTCGGCTTTCCAAGAGCTGTTTATACAGAACGCAGTCACTACTTGTTGCAGCTTTAAAGGAACCCCGTTTTAACGAGAGAGAACGCCATCTACAGTCAACCTCGCAAGAAATTCTTGCCTTAACTAAATTCCACGCAAGAGGATGAGCGATTTTCGGACAGAGACCCCACTAACTTTGTATTTAATGCAATAACTCATCTAATGACCGCTCAGCTACAGACCATTTGCTCTTATAAAACAAATAATTCAGCTGTTTTAAGTTGCACggcgtttttttttaaaccacagtCCATATTCCCTTTAATGGTTTCATATACAACAGTACACTACACCTCTTCGGCTCGTATGATGATGTGCCGACTTTTTAACCTGCTGTAAGATCAGTCTAAAGCTTCCCTCCCGCAtaaccatttttctttcatccatgtgcctaagaaaCTAAGAAAAAAACAAGTTTTAGTCTATTTAAGGATTTTGCTCGTGTTCGGAGGGAGTTGAGCAACATTTTACCTGCCCTTCTTGACACATTGCAATGCAGCCCCCAATATTTTGGGGAAACACACAAAGGTTAGCTACGCTATTCGGCAACATGAGGTATCGTGGCAGCGAGTAGTTACAGCACCGTGGTGGCTTTTTGCTGAGACACGGGCCGCAATTTCTCCAGAGTCCGGGTCCGCGAAACCTCAATCTACGGTGCTTCGCGACCTCCCTGTTCGCACAGCCTTCGCTGAAAGTttccaaatacagtactgtgcagtatTCAGGTTCAGTGGTACGTTAGGAACTGCAGTACCACACTCAGCCACCGGAGGGGCTGTGATTAAACAGCTTCGGACTGTGTGGTAATGTCTCAATGCATCTCTATCAGGCGCAGTTCGCGGGTCTCGGGTACTTCCCGCAGTTGATGCGGGTTCGGAGAGGCCCTGTTTTACTTTTAAAAAGAAACAGCAACTTTGCAGTTTTGCTATGTTTCTTCAGAATAAAAATTGAAAGGTTATGGTTACATATATCAAAATAAAAGTTTTAGCTTCTGAAGATAAAGTATATTATTGATTGCCACGTAAAAGCTTATGACAGAGAAAATGTGGTTACCGCGCTATGCATTGTCATAGCTGAGTGGGTCTCATTCATAACTCCCTTAGGAAGTCGTGGGTTCATGTCTCTAAACACCTACAGTCAGTGGTGACTTtagtaggtacacctgtacacttgcatattaatgcaaatatttaattagCCAATTATATGGGAACAACTCAGTGTATAAGAGCATTCAGACAGGGTcaggaggtttagttgttgttcagaccaaacatcagactgggCAGGAAATGTGAcctgagtgactttgactatggaatgattgttggtggcagacagggtggtttgagcatctcagaaattgctgatctgggattttcatgcacagcgatctctggagtttacagagaatattgCCAGAAACAAGAAAATGTCTAGTTAATGGCAGGTCTATGGGCAAAAgcgacttgttaatgagagaggtcagagaagaatagccagactgattcaggaagatgacagtaactcaaataactacaggtgacaacagtggtgtgcagaagagcacctctgaagaACAACaattcaaaccttgaagtgaatgggctatggtagcagaaggccatggacatacactcagtcaccgccaggagatacctaataaagtggccactgagtgttcatGCAAAACGCTGAATGAGAATCGGGTTTATGATCACTCATGTCTGAAGTGAGATttattgttctgcagcagcagtgcagtgcaagacaagattaaaataaatcacaaaaaacTGCAAAACAAGGAATAACGAGGTAAAGTTCATGGGTTCAGAAACCCAGTGGTAGGGCGGGGTGATGGTattatttctgaatcattgattgTGTGCCCTGCCATTTATTACCcgacaaccaccaggctcctaaaccagctaacttcacacacctcaatGCAGGATTGACTCTACAACCTCtagactccctttcaaggactgcaagtcatgttctcagtattattcatttacttttttcttacatgtacaatttgtcttcctttgcacattgcttgtttgtccatCATTGTAACTTACAATTTTTTTTCACAACTTCTATTGTATGTCTTTATTTtcttatgaatgcctgcaagaaaatgaatctcagggtagtatagggTTACATATACTATACGtattttgataagaaatttattttgactttgactggtggtatcagaatcagggttaaagttcaaaataaatttattatcaatgtacatatatgtcaccatgtacatccctgaaattcattgtcttgtgggcatactgaataaatccataGTACAATAGTAACTATGACAGGCATGTACTGGAAAGTGGGTCTCCTTGGTGGTGAATGCTGCCTTCCAGTGAAGACTGGTACTTGACCTACACCACCTCTGACAAACATctctagatgcacagtggagagtatcctggctGGTTgaatcatgacctggtatggaaccaCCGAcatctttgaatggaaaatcctacaaaaagtagtggatacagcccagtccatcaaaggaaaatccctctccaccattgagcatatctacaaagagcggtgccacaagaaagcagcatccatcggcaaggactcccaccatccaggccatactctcttctctctgctaccatagagaaggaggtacaggcacTTTAagtcacaccaccagcttcaggaacaattattactcttcctgaaccagcatagataacttACTCATCTCAATAATGAACTGATTGCACTGCCCATGGACTCATTTTGAAGGTCCTTACAACTGATGATATTATTAattagttattattattgttattattaatttgtttttgtatttgcacagtttgtcctcttttgcacattggtgtttgtccatctttgtgtgtagtttttcattaattctattgtgtttctttgcatttactgtatcTACTGGCGGTATGTTATCTGTCTATCAACAATACAAAAGCCAATACTCCAACCATTATCTGTAAGGATCACTAGTGAACTTAAGTGCAGGAATCAAGTAGACTTTGGCAATTCAAATAAAACTAAAGGTTTATTTCAAAAATTAACTAGGAAAACTAACAACAGCTCAGGCAAGCTATACTGAATCTTGATAAACAGAAACCACTGACGATACACAGAAGAACTTGGTTTGAGTTTCACCTGACAAGGAACCACACGACCCAACAAGGGGTTGGCATGCCCCTCTGAAATACACCCCGGAACAATTAACAATACCGTGCTCATTAAATGATCCCAAACTGAATGAAAGTGATAAAAATGAAGAATTTAGCAATCCCCAATGATCCCAAATGACAAAGTAAAAAGTTAGGACTGGTGCAAAGGCAAACAATTAGACCTAAAAGGTAAACAATCCAAGGACAATGCATACCTACGAGGTGACATTGAGAAAAATACAGTCCACATACCAACCGACAAAAaaacttttctttttaaaaaagatCCCCGGTTGTGATATTATCACAATCGTGCAGGTGGGAATGTGCTGTATACATGCTGACTAAACTTCCCTGAAAAAGGTTTTGCAGCTGGACAGGCTGGTGAAGAAAGCCTTTAGCACACTGACCTTTACCAATAAGAGCAATGAGTATAGGGGCCGGAATTTTACATTGCAATCGTACGAAACATTAGTGAGCCACATTTTGAAAACAACAAAGAGAttatgtagatgctggaaatccagagcaacgaaCACAAAatgctcagtaggtcagacagcagtCAATCGTTCAGCAATATTTGTTTTCACTTTCCATTAGGTTACCCTGCTTTTGGCTGGAAAGAGTGCACAGAGAGCAAATACTCaaggatgttttgggccaagatccttcatcctgatgaaatgtcagctgtttgttcctctccatagatgctgtcgacctgctgagtttctctagcattttgtgtgtgttactctggatttccagtatctgcagaatcttataTTTattcaaggatattgccaggattcTAGGGACTAACTTCTGGAAAGAAGCtgagcaggttgggactttattcatttgatgctgctttcctgtgacagcatttcaggtaaatgcactcagtggctgGCAGGGCTTTACCATTaagtactgggctgaatccactaccttttgtagaattttctgttcaaacATCTTATAAAAGATATAAAATTGATCAATAAACACAATCAATAAACACAGTGTTTTTCAAGTCGTGGAACAAAGAaaaagagggcatgcatttaaggtgtggGGGAGAGACTTGATAGAAACCAGAGGGGCAACACTTTCAAGCAGAGGGTGGCCATaaacataagaaaatctgcagatgctggaaatccaaagcaacacgctcAAATTGCTGGAgggactctcctctcctaccagatacCCCATTTTCCAgccatttatttctttcaccaatcgactttaCCTCACCCCCTTCCtctttcctggtttcacctatcacctgccaccttgtagtTCTTCCTTGCCTcctcccgcgcccccccccccaccttattagtctgactccttcccccttcttttccaaggtctcagtctgaaacattgaccatACGTGtatgttcttttccatagatgcttcctggccttctGACTTCCCGGGtgttctgatgtacatgtgacaagtaaatctgaatctgaatctgaaaatcAATTAATCATGGGTAAATGCAATTAGCTTAGATGTGAATCTTGGTTGGCACAGaacagatgggccaaaaggcctgtttccctgctgatTGAATGTCTGCCTTCTATTACAATTGCTTTCCTTACTTTATAATTGCAACCATACTTCAAAAGTACTTCACAGACTGTAAAGCATTTAGAAATGTCCTCAGTGCCGGCATTGCTTTATGGAAGTGAGTGGGCAGGAATTGTTGTTTAAATGCAAAAAGGGACGTAGAAAGAAGTCAGGATATTTTACAACACAATGGAAGATCCTTCACCCCACAGACTGTAGTGTTTTAAATTGCTCACTACCACTTCCTCAAGGGAAATTAGTGATGGGTGAAAAAATGCTGTGCTTGCCAGCAACACCCACATCCCATGTatgaattaaaattaaattatttttGAGCACAGAGAGTAGTCAGAAAATGGAAAGCACCAGCAGAAAGTGTGGTGGAAGCATAATCCATAATTGCTTTTAAATGGGAAGTGAATAAATATTTGAATTAAAGgcctatggagagaaggctggagaatgagaTTAAGTAGATGTCTCTAACACTTGTGTAGCACAAAAACACTGGGGAAGCtcaatggatcaggcagcatcaggaagaaggtacaggagcctcaggacacacagcGCCAGGTTGAGgaagagttactacccctcaaccatcaggcttttgaaccaaaggggataacttaactcaacttcacttgctccatcattgaaatgttcccacaaccaatggactcactttcaaggcctcttcatctcttattgttgatatttatttattattatttatttctctttgtatttattgagtatgcctgcaaggaagtGAATATCgggcaggagaaaatctgcagatgctggacatccaaagcgacacacacaaaatgctggaggaactcagccagtcaggcagcatctatgggaaagagtaaacagtcaatgtttctggccgagaccctttatcggaTGAATTAGATGAAGTGTAGTCAGCTGTTTagtctgttccatagatgctgcctggcctgctgagttcctccagcattttgtgtgtgttgctatgaatCTCAGGACCGTGTATGGTGATGTGTATATACCttggtaataaaatttactttgaactttatatctacagagggaaatggacagacaaCATTACAGGTAGAgagctgctgagtgcttccagcacctTCTGTGTTGCTGCTGATTCCAGCAATTTTTGCTTCAATATACCTCTCTTTGTCATGAGTTCCTGTTGTGTCCCTGACTTAGTCACAATGGGTTCACTGGTTGTATTCATTGCTCCGATCCTCCACCCCTATCATGCACCTTCTCTTTTGGACATTTCTCCACCCACCCTCTTCTCTCATTCTCCATTTCCTGTTCTGGCTCCCCTTTTAACTTCTTCGCCTCACCtgcccatccactctctctgttgcctgtcctctctccctttcttctgtggtccactgtcctgtcttatcagatcccttcttcttcagccctttaactcttccacctatcacctcccagcttctcaactCATACCCATCCCcgtcacccacccaccttcccgctcacctggcttcacctatcacatgctacct contains the following coding sequences:
- the LOC140200617 gene encoding protocadherin-1-like isoform X1 gives rise to the protein MECSRSRMELGVFSSNKLHCSIDLTAHLLTPMARPLAPSLRGLLLLLPLLVALYPVPGCVAQGSVKFTFPEEQPPNTLIGNPGETLGLERENRLFKLEMGQPYLRVDETGGNLYTTETPIDREQMMCESPTECQLEFEISVTDTLYNTATVLVEGKISVQDINDNTPTFSSPVISISIPEHTPPGTLVNIPTASDRDSGTNGVAGYELLGNEGQGLFSLQVAEEHGEKLPQLIVTGSLDREQRDTYDLTVRVVDGGQPPRSSTSVLRVTVLDINDNAPRFERYAYQGTVEENSPAGTSILQVRATDMDMGENSRIEYTFAQAADNARRLLRLDKNTGWITVQGPVDREQFSQFRFYVHARDKGPIPKQDRASVVITVRDTNDNAPAIEIRGIGLVTHRDGVASIDEDAPVDSPVALVQVSDRDEGENAAVTCIVAGDVPFQLKPASESSSEKKKKFFLQTTTALDYEKVREYLIQIVAVDSGNPPLSSTNTLKVKVVDVNDNAPSFAQSRMQVGILENNRPPTSLLRVEATDADSGSNAELLYSLYPDPAIQNLFQINPDTGEVRAISVLDREQRERYEFKVAAADKGTPSLKGTATVVVNVLDENDNDPRFMLNAYNFSVRENLPPSSPVGMVTVTDLDKESNARFTLFVEPDNGEFEIQNGTGTILSRISFDRERQSTYTFQLKAIDGGMPPRSAYVSVIINVLDENDNTPFITQPSNSSFQHISPLTSIGTTVERVKAEDMDIGPNANLTYEIVGGNPFDLFRISAVGNVTLEKELVRRHYGLHRLVVQVRDGGTPARFATALVHLYVNDTMANVSLVEALVGHSLNTPLNVDIAGDPEYEKSKQRSNVLFGVIAGIIAVTLVIVVVVLIRYCRQKEAKSGYQAGKKETKDLYTPKQTNKNTKHKVKKSKPSKPSKPLDAEESGTQRGLQFNLINESSTDSPRIHLPLNCNPGSPDLGRHYRSNSPLPSIQLHPQSPTAGKKHQVVQDLPAANTFVGTGDSNSTGSDQYSDYSYKTNPPKYNKQLPHRRVTFSTANQSQDLQDPSQHSYYDSGLEESETPSSKSSSGPRLGPLALPEDHYERTTPDGSIGEMEHPENDADVDLRPLPDVAMTGNCTRDCTEFGHSDTCWMPGQPSPNRKQKNVPKLSTFVPYEERGSQDRLTNGSPRIPEDRNAKMANIRFIPTHSAFPGSNHEPSKDSTLEEIPLTQPPDYQQAPGPAPQNSKREIYL
- the LOC140200617 gene encoding protocadherin-1-like isoform X2, translating into MECSRSRMELGVFSSNKLHCSIDLTAHLLTPMARPLAPSLRGLLLLLPLLVALYPVPGCVAQGSVKFTFPEEQPPNTLIGNPGETLGLERENRLFKLEMGQPYLRVDETGGNLYTTETPIDREQMMCESPTECQLEFEISVTDTLYNTATVLVEGKISVQDINDNTPTFSSPVISISIPEHTPPGTLVNIPTASDRDSGTNGVAGYELLGNEGQGLFSLQVAEEHGEKLPQLIVTGSLDREQRDTYDLTVRVVDGGQPPRSSTSVLRVTVLDINDNAPRFERYAYQGTVEENSPAGTSILQVRATDMDMGENSRIEYTFAQAADNARRLLRLDKNTGWITVQGPVDREQFSQFRFYVHARDKGPIPKQDRASVVITVRDTNDNAPAIEIRGIGLVTHRDGVASIDEDAPVDSPVALVQVSDRDEGENAAVTCIVAGDVPFQLKPASESSSEKKKKFFLQTTTALDYEKVREYLIQIVAVDSGNPPLSSTNTLKVKVVDVNDNAPSFAQSRMQVGILENNRPPTSLLRVEATDADSGSNAELLYSLYPDPAIQNLFQINPDTGEVRAISVLDREQRERYEFKVAAADKGTPSLKGTATVVVNVLDENDNDPRFMLNAYNFSVRENLPPSSPVGMVTVTDLDKESNARFTLFVEPDNGEFEIQNGTGTILSRISFDRERQSTYTFQLKAIDGGMPPRSAYVSVIINVLDENDNTPFITQPSNSSFQHISPLTSIGTTVERVKAEDMDIGPNANLTYEIVGGNPFDLFRISAVGNVTLEKELVRRHYGLHRLVVQVRDGGTPARFATALVHLYVNDTMANVSLVEALVGHSLNTPLNVDIAGDPEYEKSKQRSNVLFGVIAGIIAVTLVIVVVVLIRYCRQKEAKSGYQAGKKETKDLYTPKQTNKNTKHKVKKSKPSKPSKPLDAEESGTQRGLQFNLINESSTDSPRIHLPLNCNPGSPDLGRHYRSNSPLPSIQLHPQSPTAGKKHQVVQDLPAANTFVGTGDSNSTGSDQYSDYSYKTNPPKYNKQLPHRRVTFSTANQSQDLQDPSQHSYYDSGLEESETPSSKSSSGPRLGPLALPEDHYERTTPDGSIGEMEHPENDLRPLPDVAMTGNCTRDCTEFGHSDTCWMPGQPSPNRKQKNVPKLSTFVPYEERGSQDRLTNGSPRIPEDRNAKMANIRFIPTHSAFPGSNHEPSKDSTLEEIPLTQPPDYQQAPGPAPQNSKREIYL